GCTTGAAGACATGCACTCTGCTGTGCTATGTATGTCCTTGCAATCCACAGCATCTGTGCCCACATTTGACTAACTGTTCAAAGGCAAAGTAACCATCTCCCCATCCAATTCAAACTCATCTGCTCCATCTTGCGAAAACAGAGATGGTGGAGGCTTCCAAAGAGATTCTTCCAGACACGAGGGGTATAGCTTCCCCATAGTGCACCGAAAATCTTTGCCAAGATCCCAGAGAACTCTCTCGGAAATGGACTGACGCAAGATCCATTGGTCCAGCTCCATATTGTACTGATAGATTGCATACTTGGGTTTTTCATTCATGTGAGTATCTCTCATAAACACACATAAGCAGTTCAAGACCACTACTGCCCTCACACATGGGTCAGAGTAGCGTTTTGCCGGGATATTAGTTGCTATTTTCCACTCATTTTTCATCACATCATATACTTCAACAGTTACAGAAGAACCATCAACAGTGCTTGAAGGAATTCGGATGCCTGAGTTATTTCCAATATGCAAACCACCAATGTAGAAAATTTTATCTCCGAATGCTGCAGCTGAGGCAAAACACCTGCTTGTGTGACGAGCAGCCATTTCCACCCATGTGTCGGTACGTGGGCAGTAGCAGAATGTTAGATTGTGTGCCATGACGTAAATGTAGTCTTCCACAGCCACTGCTGCATTCCACTGCCAGGCACAAGGCAAGGGATTCACTAACGTCCATTCATCTGCTTCACAATCGTACCTCTCTACAGTCCGTTTGTTCATTTCCCCAGCAACGTTGTCCCCTCCGATTGCATAGATATAGCCTTCACAGCAAACCAGTGAAGGCCGGTTGCGAGCACACAGCATTGGAGACTTTGGAACCCATGTATTCAGCTGAGCATCAAACAGGTAGAAACAATTGACAGGTCTATATGCAGCCTGAAGTTTAGTTGCTTTACTGTTGTTGGTGATGGACGTTTTCAGAGGTACCTGTCCACCTGCAATGTAAATATCATTATCAGGAGTGACCAGAGTCCCCACTCTCTGGAGATCCCCAGGGGGATTACAGAGCTTGTATACCTTCTCAGCCTGAGGACTGTAACAAACTGCACAGAAGGAAGAACGAGGATTTTCACCAGTGACTTCAGTGAATATAAGCATCTCTTCTTTTGTCATACCAAGTCGTGGTTTGAAGAATTTTGGCATAGATTTGTACAGTCCTTGCACCACAACAGACTTGTCATTCGGTGGTAAGCCTTGGAACCAAGCTCGCTGCGTTACCTCAGAAAGTGCATCAATCCTTATTTGTCCAAGGACTGAAGATAAATACTGGGATCGTGATTCAGTATCATATTCAAGCCACAGCATAGCAGCTTCACGAACCGTCTCTTCCTTCTCAACATTTAAATTGTCACTGCTAAGGATATCAATCAGTAGATCATGTGATAACTGCAAAAATGCTTCTTGATGATAAACAGTGGTGAATTTATGCTCTACCATTCGCTTTGCACTCAGTTTGAGCTCTTCACAGTTGTATATGTCTGCAAAACTGAGTAATCGAACACAGTTCTCCGCATTCACCTTTTTTATTAAATATTCCCGACAACGCTGAGATATATTTTCCACCTGcacaaagaaatatttaaattcaTTTTACATTCAGCACTGAAATTTATAGAATATGAATTAAACTAATAGCAAATGCAAAATATTGCTGAATAACAGCAATATTTTGGTCGTGTATTGAGTTCAAGACATTAAATTAGTATTTAAGTTGAGAACATCTCAAACTTCAATGCTTCAATTCAATATACTGGTTCAATATGATAGGTGGTAAGTGGATGAAACAAACAGGCAAGTGAACTGCATGAAAAAAGTTCTATTTCTTTGTCTCTCAGCTAAAAATTAGAAAAGTTTCACTCCAAGATTTGTGCCAAGAGCATAACCAAAAAGATATATGGGTAGATAcaatcatgaaaatgattccaggtttgaatgccttgtcatatgaacagtttttgatgactctgggcctgtattcagtagaatttagaagaatgagggatgacctcattgaaaccaatcgaacggtgaaaggccttgatagagtggatgtggaaaggatgtttcctaagggTGGGAATGTCTTAGACCAGAGAACActgcctcaagatagaggggtgtccttttcaaacagagggggaatttctttagccatagagtggtaaatctgtggaattctttgccacaggcagctgtggaggccaaatcttggGGAGAGGAAATAAAACTGTGTAGAAGCTGCAATGGGAAGAGTGACAGAGTTCAAATTAATATCAtgtcataaaaaaaaacaatcagtTAATGATTACTTGAAGAGTATTGTAGGTTTTTTTTGCTCAGCAGTCTGGCCTGAAATACCATTGACAGCAAAGAGCAAAACTAATACTGGTAactgaaaatcaaaagaaaaacttaATTGTTTTTTCAATTACACAATCGAGAAGATGGCATCAGTGGAGCTTTTACAAGTAGGTGAGGTTCTTGCAAACTGTGCAGCTAACGGCAAGAATCACAAGGAAACTAAGCAATAAACTCTTCTCtggccaggtacaggtattgataaCTGATGTTTTGACGACAAACTCTGCCAACTTCTTCAGGGGTGAAGCCtgagcatgtctagtccagtgataCTTatacacataagaccataagatataggagcaaagtaggccattcagcctatcgggTCTGATCCGCCATTCAATGCTTAGCCAGGTAGCAAGTTGGATAATCTATCCCACTAACCCACTAATCTATCCCTGGGGGGGGTACCTTCCTTGTGTATCTTAGGGAGCCCGTAAAGTCTAGCTGGTATCAGCACCTGAGGCAGAAGTGTCTTGAATGTCTCTGGGAGTCCATATTTCTTCAGTAAATCAtatttctactttgattaaccgtGCAAAAACCTTTGGGCCCAGAGACTCTCACTGAGGAAATAAGATGATTATGCACAATATTCCTACAGAACGGTTACAAGGTGAAGGACCTTAAGAGGACTGACAagaaaaccaggaaacctaacaacgagGAGGAACCTGTCGCTACCACCTGTCTTCCTTATATTTCCATGGATTCTAGAAGGACTGCCAGGATCCTAACGAAATATCAGAtaaaataccatccacaaacctgtaaAGAAGCTCAAGTCACAATTTAcccgggtcaaagatgacctgggactccgGTCAGCTGGCATTGataggattccctgtgaatgcagagcagcatGTATTGGCCAGATGTGGTATACGATAGAAATGTGCATCAAAGAGCACAGGAAGTGTCTCCATTTGTGTTttcataattgactccagcatcttccccaccactaatgtcaggctaactggtatacattcatgaaggaagagcagtagatgtagtgtatatggatttcagcaaggcatttgataaggcttattgagaaagtaaggaggcatgggatccaaggaggcaatgctctgtggatccagaactggcttgcccacagaaggcaaagagtggttgtagatgggtcatattctgtatggaggtcagtcaccagtggagtgcctcagggatctgttctgggacccttcttcttcgtgatttttataaatgacctgaatgaggaagtggacagATGGGTTAGTAATTTCcttatgacacaaaggttggaggtgttgtggatagtgtggagggccatcagaggttacaacgggacattgattggatgcaaaactgggctgagaagcggcagatggtgttcaacccaggtaagtgtgaagtggttcattttggtaggtcaaatatgatgacagaatatagtattattggtaagactcttggcagtgtggaggatcagagggatcttggggtccgagtccataggacgctcaaagcagctgcgcaggttgactctgtggttaagaagtgtattggccttcatcaatcgtggaattaaatttcggagccgagaggtaattgtgcagctatataggaccctggtcagaccgcatttgcagtactgtgctcagttcaggtcacctcactataggaaggatgtggaagccaaaaaaagggtgcagaggagatttacaaggatgttgcctggattggggagcatgccttatgagaataggttgagtgaacttggccttttcttcttggagtgacagaggaggaGAGTTGGCTgttagaagtgtataagatgatgagaggtgttgatcgtgtggatagtcaagaggctttttccccagggctgaaaagcCTGCCACAgaaggacacaagtttaaggtgctggggaataggtacagaggagatgtcagggttaagttatttaatcagagtggtgagtgcgtggaatgggctgccgacaatagtggtggaggcagatacaaacaagaggacatgatttgagagttactgggcaaaattttaagggtaacacgagggggaatttctttactcagagagtggtagctgtgtgtaatgagcttccagtagaagtggtagaggcaggttcagtattgtcatttaaagtaaaattggataggtatatggacaggaaaggaatggagggttatgggctgagtgcgggccagtgggactaggtgagtgtaagcatcggcacggactagaagggctgagatggcctgtttccgtgctgtaattgttatatggttatatacgatagggtcttttaagagacttttggatagctacgtggagcttagaaaaatagagggctataggtaagccaaataatttctaaggtaggggcactTTCGACacaactgaagggcctgtattgtgctgtaggtttctatgtttctattccatGTAGTGtacatagatttcagcaaggcatttggcttattgagaaagtaaggaggcataggatccaaggggaccttgctttgttgatccagaactggcttgcccacagacagactggcaaatgatacttaaagggttgacggtggatatgcaatggcaagcatttaaagatcgcatggatgaactacaacaattattCTTCCcattttggcaaaagaataaaccagggaaggtagtgcacccgtggctgacaagggaaattagggatagtatcaagtccaaagaagaaacataaattagcaaaaaaaagcggcacagctgaggactgggagaaattcagagtccagcagaggaggacaaagggcttaattaggaaagggaaaaaagattatgagagaaagctggcagggaacataaaaactgactgtaaaagcttttatagatatgtgaaaagaaaaagattggttaagacaaatgtaggtccccttacagtcagaaacaggtgaattgatcatagggaacaaagacatggcagaccaattgaataactactttggttctgtcttcactaagtaggacataaataatcttccagaaatagtaggggaccgagggtctagtgcatatatgtcaaactcaaggcccgcgggccaaatccggcccgcggtggaattatctttggcccgcgagataatatctaattactattaaagctggccccagtaatcgaagcgcctatggcgtatgatatggctaatgctgagtttattcaggtaccaggttttcagggtttttagtatttattcggcagtcttcttcataagaaacggaatttgtaaagtgaaacactttgtagttatagcagagactgagacacatgacagcaagctgaaaaaacggaggcaacgaaagctgcgttcgcacgcgtccgactgatccggcccgcatgaagctgcattttgctcaatccggcctgtgacctaaaatgagtttgacacccctggtctagtgagatggaggaactgagggaaatacatgttagtagggaagtggtgttaggtaaattgaagggattaaaggcagataaatccccagggccagatggtttgcatcccagggtgcttaaggaagtagcccaagaaatagtgaatgcattagtgataatttttcaaaactccttagattctggattagttcttgaggattggagggtggctaatgtaaccccactttttaaaaaaggagggagagaaaaaccagggaattatagaccggttagtctggcatcggtggtggggaaaatgctggagtcggttatcaaagatgtgataacagcacatttggaaagaggtgaaatcatcggacaaagtcagcatggatttgtgaaaggaaaatcatgtctgacgaatcttacagaattttttgaagatgtaactagtagagtggataggggagagccagtggatgtggtatatttagattttcaaaaggcttttgacaaggttccacacaggagattagcgtgcaaacttaaagcacacggtattgggggtatggtattgatgtggatagagaattggttggcagacaggaagcaaagagtgggaataaacaggaccttttcagaatggcaggcagtgaccggtggggtaccgcaaggctcagtgctgggaccccagttgtttacaatatatattaatgatttagacgagagaattaaatgcagcatctccaagtttgtggatgacacgaagctgggcggcagtattagctgtgaggaggctgctaagaggatgcagggtgacttggataggttaggtgagtgggcaaattcatggcaaatgcaatttaatgtggataaatgtgaggttatccactttggttgcaagaacaggagaacagattattatctgaatggtggccgattaggaaaaagggaggtgcaacgagacctgggtgtcattgtacaccagtcattgaaggtgggcatgcaggtacagcaggcagtgaaaaaggcaaatggtatgttggcattcatagcaaaaggatttgagtacaggagcagggaggttctactgcagttgtacaaggccttggtgagactgcacctagagtattgtgtgcagttttggtcccctaatatgaggaaagacattcttgctaaagaagaagtacaaagaaggttcaccagattgattcctgggatggcaggactttcatatgaagaaagactggattgactaggcttatactcactggaatttagaagattgagggggatcttattgaaacatataaaattctaaagggattggacaggttagatgcaggaagattgtttccgatgttggggaagtccagaacaagggatcacagtttaaggataaaggggaagccttttaggaccgagatgaggagaaacttcttcacacagagagtggtgaatctgtcgaattctctgccacaggaaacagttgaggccggttcattggctacatttaagaggaagttagatatggcccttgtggctgaagggatcgggggtatggagagaaagcagggttctgagttggatgatcaaccaatatcatactgaatggcggtgcaggctcgaagggctgaatagcctactcctgcacctattttctatgtttctctatgtttctagaaggcaaagagtggttacagatgggtcatattctgcatacaGGTTGGTGACTAGAGGTGTGACTCAGAGTTTTGTTCTGAGACcgctacttttcgtgatttttataaacgatctggatgaggaagtggagggatggattcgtaaatttgctgatgacacaaattttggggatgttgtggatagtgtggagggctctcagaggttacagcgggacattgataggacgcaaaacagggctgagaagtggcagatggagttcaacccagataagtgtgagttggttcattttggtaggtcaactatgttggcagaatatagtatcaatggtaaaactcttggcagtgtggaggatcagagggatcttggggtcagagtccacagGACACCCAgagctgctgcgcaagttgactctgtggttaagaaagcatatggtgcattggccttcatgaatcatggGATTAAGttaaggagccgagaggtaatgttacagctatatgtgatcctagtcagaccccaattggagtactgtgctcatttctggtcgcctcactacaggaaggatgtagaaagcatagggtgcagaggagacttacaagctGTTGTCTGTagtggggagcatgtcttatgagaataggttgagagaactcagccttttttccttggaacgacggaag
This sequence is a window from Hemitrygon akajei chromosome 1, sHemAka1.3, whole genome shotgun sequence. Protein-coding genes within it:
- the kbtbd2 gene encoding kelch repeat and BTB domain-containing protein 2 — encoded protein: MSIKEEQLINSEYAVSLLEQLKCFYDQQLLTDIVLIAESTEFSCHKMVLATCSSYFRAMFMSGLSESKQTHVHLQNVHAPTLEIIIGYAYTGNLIINDSTVEQLYETSSFLQVENISQRCREYLIKKVNAENCVRLLSFADIYNCEELKLSAKRMVEHKFTTVYHQEAFLQLSHDLLIDILSSDNLNVEKEETVREAAMLWLEYDTESRSQYLSSVLGQIRIDALSEVTQRAWFQGLPPNDKSVVVQGLYKSMPKFFKPRLGMTKEEMLIFTEVTGENPRSSFCAVCYSPQAEKVYKLCNPPGDLQRVGTLVTPDNDIYIAGGQVPLKTSITNNSKATKLQAAYRPVNCFYLFDAQLNTWVPKSPMLCARNRPSLVCCEGYIYAIGGDNVAGEMNKRTVERYDCEADEWTLVNPLPCAWQWNAAVAVEDYIYVMAHNLTFCYCPRTDTWVEMAARHTSRCFASAAAFGDKIFYIGGLHIGNNSGIRIPSSTVDGSSVTVEVYDVMKNEWKIATNIPAKRYSDPCVRAVVVLNCLCVFMRDTHMNEKPKYAIYQYNMELDQWILRQSISERVLWDLGKDFRCTMGKLYPSCLEESLWKPPPSLFSQDGADEFELDGEMVTLPLNS